A single Tenacibaculum sp. Bg11-29 DNA region contains:
- the purL gene encoding phosphoribosylformylglycinamidine synthase yields MIHFFGNKNSKVFAVQTIKELTTETTSKLTWLFANQPKIEQASIDAFFVGPRAAMITPWSTNAVEITQNMGISDIIRIEEFSVITEDFSDFDPMISEKFNGLNQDSFKIEIQPETILEIDNIAEYNAQEGLSLSDEEVTYLESVATKIGRKLTDSEVFGFSQVNSEHCRHKIFNGTFVIDGEEQPTSLFKMIKETSKQFPNDIVSAYKDNVAFIKGPKVEQFAPKTADKPDFYQTENFNSVISIKAETHNFPTTVEPFNGAATGSGGEIRDRLAGGKGSLPLAGTAVYMTSYSRLEASIDTVKNIRYWENKFEARDWLYQTPMDILIKASNGASDFGNKFGQPLITGSVLTFEHEENSSSSEAKPRKLGFDKVIMQAGGIGYGKAEQALKDTPKKGDKIVILGGENYRIGMGGAAVSSADTGALDSGIELNAVQRSNPEMQKRAANAVRGMVESEENFIVSIHDHGAGGHLNCLSELVEDTGGKIDLDKLPVGDPTLSAKEIIGNESQERMGLVIAEKHIDTLQKIAERERSPMYTVGEVTGDDRFTFESETKGDKPMDLALEDMFGSSPKTVLTDKTVKRNYKNSRYKVKNLNNYLTQVLQLEAVACKDWLTNKVDRCVGGKVAKQQCVGPLQIPLNNVGVMALDYNGKEGVATSIGHAPIAGLIDPAAGSRNAITESLTNIIWAPLKDNLDSISLSANWMWPCKNEGEDARLYKAVKAVSEFSIDLGINVPTGKDSLSMKQKYADDEVISPGTVIISAAGNCSEITKVVEPLLKIDGGNIYYINISQDEFKLGGSSFHQVLNTIGNQAPDVKDPAFVKNTFNTIQELIKGDKITAGHDVASGGLITTLLEMCFANVNLGADFNISALNEEDSIKVLFAENSGIVFQADASVETILSENKIEFFNIGTANNTGTVNIENNEDTFSFDVTETRDVWYKTSYLLDQKQTANNLAKDRFDNYKNQPLQYTFPTHFTGKLPVNSNEGKRPKAAIIREKGSNSEREMANAMYLAGFDVKDVHMTDLISGRETLEDIQFIGAVGGFSNSDVLGSAKGWAGAFKYNEKANTALNNFFKREDTLSVGICNGAQLWMELDLINPDHKVHGKLVHNDSQKHESSFTSVKIQENNSIMLSSLAGTELGVWISHGEGKFNLPEAESNYSIVAKYGYEGYPNNPNGSDFNTAMMCDTTGRHLVTMPHIERSTFQWNWADYPTGRKDEVSPWLEAFVNARKWVENK; encoded by the coding sequence ATGATTCATTTCTTTGGAAACAAAAACAGTAAAGTATTCGCTGTTCAAACAATAAAAGAATTAACTACAGAAACAACTTCTAAATTGACTTGGCTTTTTGCCAATCAACCTAAAATAGAACAAGCATCAATAGATGCTTTTTTTGTTGGTCCTAGAGCTGCTATGATTACTCCTTGGAGTACAAATGCTGTAGAGATTACTCAAAACATGGGTATTTCTGATATTATAAGAATTGAAGAGTTCTCTGTAATTACTGAAGATTTTTCTGATTTTGACCCAATGATTTCTGAGAAATTCAATGGTTTAAATCAAGATTCATTTAAAATTGAAATTCAGCCCGAAACTATTTTAGAAATAGATAATATCGCTGAATATAATGCACAAGAAGGTTTATCTTTAAGTGACGAGGAAGTAACATATTTAGAAAGTGTTGCAACTAAAATTGGAAGAAAATTAACCGATTCTGAAGTATTTGGGTTTAGTCAAGTAAACTCTGAACATTGTCGTCATAAAATATTTAACGGAACTTTTGTTATTGATGGAGAAGAGCAACCTACTTCTCTATTTAAAATGATAAAAGAAACATCTAAACAATTTCCTAACGATATTGTTTCTGCATATAAAGACAACGTTGCTTTTATAAAAGGTCCAAAAGTGGAACAGTTTGCTCCTAAAACAGCAGACAAACCAGACTTTTATCAAACAGAAAATTTTAATTCTGTTATTTCTATAAAAGCAGAAACACATAATTTCCCAACAACTGTTGAGCCTTTTAATGGTGCAGCAACAGGTTCTGGAGGAGAAATCAGAGATAGACTTGCAGGAGGAAAAGGTTCTTTACCTTTAGCAGGAACAGCTGTTTATATGACTTCTTACTCTCGTTTAGAAGCTTCTATAGATACTGTTAAGAATATAAGATATTGGGAAAATAAATTTGAAGCTAGAGATTGGTTATACCAAACTCCAATGGATATTTTAATAAAAGCATCTAATGGGGCTTCAGATTTTGGAAACAAATTCGGACAACCTTTAATCACAGGTTCTGTATTAACTTTTGAACATGAAGAAAACTCTTCTTCTAGTGAAGCTAAACCTAGAAAATTAGGGTTTGATAAAGTTATTATGCAAGCTGGTGGAATTGGTTATGGAAAAGCAGAACAAGCTTTAAAAGATACTCCTAAAAAAGGTGATAAAATTGTAATTCTTGGTGGTGAAAACTACAGAATTGGAATGGGTGGAGCCGCGGTTTCATCTGCTGATACAGGGGCTTTAGATTCAGGAATTGAATTAAACGCTGTACAACGTTCTAATCCAGAAATGCAAAAACGTGCTGCTAATGCAGTTCGTGGAATGGTAGAAAGTGAAGAAAATTTTATTGTTTCTATTCATGATCATGGTGCTGGTGGACATTTAAATTGTTTATCAGAATTAGTAGAAGATACTGGAGGTAAAATTGATTTAGATAAATTACCTGTTGGAGACCCTACCCTATCTGCGAAAGAAATTATTGGTAACGAATCTCAAGAAAGAATGGGGTTAGTTATTGCAGAAAAACATATAGATACTTTACAAAAAATTGCAGAACGTGAGCGTTCACCAATGTATACTGTTGGTGAAGTTACAGGTGACGATCGTTTTACTTTTGAATCTGAAACCAAAGGCGATAAGCCAATGGATTTAGCTTTAGAAGATATGTTTGGTTCTTCTCCTAAAACTGTTTTAACTGATAAAACTGTAAAAAGAAACTATAAGAACTCAAGATATAAAGTTAAAAATTTAAACAACTATTTAACACAAGTTTTACAGTTAGAAGCTGTTGCTTGTAAAGATTGGTTAACAAATAAAGTAGACAGATGTGTTGGTGGTAAAGTAGCCAAACAACAATGTGTTGGCCCGTTACAAATTCCGTTAAATAACGTTGGTGTAATGGCGTTAGATTATAATGGAAAAGAAGGTGTTGCAACTTCAATTGGACACGCTCCTATTGCAGGATTAATTGATCCTGCTGCAGGAAGTAGAAATGCAATTACAGAATCTTTAACCAATATTATTTGGGCTCCTTTAAAGGATAATTTAGATTCAATTTCATTATCTGCAAACTGGATGTGGCCTTGTAAGAATGAAGGTGAAGATGCTCGTTTATACAAAGCTGTAAAAGCTGTTTCCGAATTTTCTATCGATTTAGGAATCAATGTACCAACAGGAAAAGATTCTTTATCAATGAAGCAAAAATATGCTGATGATGAAGTAATTTCTCCAGGAACTGTTATTATTTCTGCTGCAGGAAACTGTAGTGAAATAACTAAAGTTGTTGAGCCTCTTTTAAAAATTGATGGAGGAAATATTTATTATATTAATATTTCTCAAGATGAATTTAAATTAGGAGGAAGTTCTTTTCACCAGGTTTTAAATACCATTGGAAATCAAGCTCCTGATGTAAAAGATCCTGCTTTTGTAAAGAATACTTTTAATACCATTCAAGAATTAATTAAAGGTGATAAAATTACTGCTGGGCATGATGTTGCTTCTGGTGGTTTAATTACAACTTTATTAGAAATGTGTTTTGCCAATGTTAATTTAGGAGCAGATTTTAATATTTCTGCCTTAAATGAAGAAGACTCTATAAAAGTATTATTTGCTGAAAACTCAGGAATTGTTTTTCAAGCAGATGCTTCAGTTGAAACTATTTTATCAGAAAATAAAATTGAATTCTTTAATATTGGAACTGCAAATAATACAGGAACTGTAAATATTGAAAATAACGAAGATACTTTCTCTTTTGATGTAACTGAAACGAGAGATGTTTGGTATAAAACTTCTTATTTATTAGATCAAAAGCAAACAGCTAACAATTTAGCTAAAGATCGTTTTGACAATTATAAGAATCAACCTTTACAATACACCTTCCCTACTCACTTTACTGGTAAGTTACCTGTAAATTCAAATGAAGGAAAGCGTCCGAAAGCAGCAATTATTCGTGAAAAAGGTTCTAACTCTGAACGCGAAATGGCTAATGCAATGTATTTAGCTGGTTTTGACGTAAAAGATGTTCATATGACCGATTTAATTTCTGGTCGTGAAACATTAGAAGATATTCAATTTATTGGAGCTGTTGGTGGTTTTTCTAATAGTGATGTTTTAGGTTCAGCTAAAGGTTGGGCAGGAGCATTTAAATACAATGAAAAAGCGAATACTGCATTAAATAATTTCTTTAAAAGAGAAGATACCTTATCTGTTGGTATATGTAATGGTGCACAATTATGGATGGAGTTAGATTTAATTAACCCTGATCATAAAGTTCATGGTAAATTAGTTCATAATGACTCTCAAAAACATGAAAGTTCTTTTACATCTGTTAAAATTCAAGAAAATAATTCTATAATGTTATCTTCTTTAGCTGGAACAGAATTAGGTGTTTGGATTTCTCATGGTGAAGGTAAATTTAACTTACCAGAAGCAGAAAGTAATTATAGTATTGTTGCTAAGTATGGTTATGAAGGATATCCTAATAATCCAAATGGTTCAGATTTTAATACTGCAATGATGTGTGATACAACTGGGCGTCATTTAGTTACAATGCCACATATAGAACGTTCTACTTTTCAATGGAATTGGGCAGATTATCCTACTGGAAGAAAAGATGAAGTTTCTCCTTGGTTAGAAGCCTTTGTAAATGCTCGTAAATGGGTTGAAAACAAATAA
- a CDS encoding carboxypeptidase-like regulatory domain-containing protein yields the protein MQKTYLFLIVFIFVSITGYSQNQKLKGQVVHADTKKPLSAAHILNLNSVTGTITNEKGVFELTSKANDTILVSFLGFSSIKLKVTNDLLKGNEVVISLIEKDEEVKEIVIKSTKLIGVLEVDVKQVPKDRFTRIHINGLPQTYEIGRPQKISSPIAKLLNPVDLVYNLFSKKPKQLKKLKKLKKEDDLRKMLAGKFDREVMMEYLEMDRQELNKLLSDCDYSEYFIKKASDLQMIEAVLNCYENYKALKKGKIEINRLPENRN from the coding sequence ATGCAAAAAACATATTTATTTCTTATCGTATTTATATTTGTATCAATAACTGGGTACTCTCAAAATCAAAAATTAAAAGGTCAGGTTGTTCATGCTGACACCAAAAAACCTTTAAGTGCAGCACATATTTTAAACTTAAACTCTGTTACAGGTACCATTACTAATGAAAAAGGTGTATTTGAGCTAACATCAAAAGCAAACGATACTATTTTAGTTTCATTTTTAGGTTTCTCATCAATCAAACTAAAAGTTACAAATGACCTTTTAAAAGGAAATGAAGTTGTAATATCTTTAATAGAAAAAGATGAAGAAGTTAAAGAAATAGTTATTAAATCTACAAAACTTATTGGTGTTTTAGAAGTTGATGTTAAACAAGTTCCTAAAGATAGGTTTACAAGAATACATATAAATGGTTTACCACAAACTTATGAAATTGGTAGACCTCAAAAAATATCATCTCCAATCGCAAAATTATTAAATCCTGTTGATTTAGTTTATAATCTCTTCAGTAAAAAACCAAAGCAACTTAAAAAACTTAAGAAGTTGAAAAAAGAAGACGACTTACGTAAAATGTTAGCAGGTAAGTTTGATAGAGAAGTTATGATGGAATATCTAGAAATGGATAGGCAAGAACTGAATAAACTTTTATCAGACTGTGATTATTCTGAATATTTTATAAAAAAAGCAAGTGATTTACAAATGATTGAAGCAGTATTAAATTGTTACGAAAATTATAAAGCTTTGAAAAAAGGTAAAATTGAAATAAATAGATTACCTGAGAATAGGAATTAA
- a CDS encoding YfiT family bacillithiol transferase has product MEHLKFPIGKPNIPNEIASIHILEWIETLETFPTKLGTLVEYLSEEQLDTCYRKEGWSIRQVIHHCADSHHNSYTRFKWALTEDTPVIKVYYEDRWAELFDSKFAPIKLSLDSLKALHAKWVYLLKGLTNDNLNKCFIHPDGLEKISLKENIAIYAWHCNHHYEHINQLIIKKKW; this is encoded by the coding sequence ATGGAGCATTTAAAATTTCCGATTGGTAAACCTAATATTCCTAATGAAATAGCTTCTATTCATATTTTAGAATGGATTGAAACTTTAGAAACCTTCCCAACCAAGTTAGGCACTTTGGTTGAATATTTATCTGAAGAACAATTAGATACTTGCTACAGAAAAGAAGGTTGGTCTATAAGACAGGTTATTCATCATTGTGCAGATAGTCATCATAATTCATATACTCGTTTTAAATGGGCATTAACTGAAGATACTCCTGTGATTAAGGTATATTATGAAGATCGTTGGGCAGAATTATTTGATTCGAAGTTTGCTCCTATTAAACTTTCTCTAGATTCACTAAAAGCGTTGCATGCTAAATGGGTATACCTTTTAAAAGGATTAACAAATGATAATTTAAATAAGTGTTTCATTCATCCTGATGGGCTTGAAAAAATTAGTTTAAAAGAAAATATTGCTATTTACGCATGGCATTGTAATCATCATTATGAACACATAAATCAGTTAATAATTAAAAAGAAATGGTAA
- a CDS encoding M48 family metallopeptidase, translating to MKTKLLFFSIILLIISCSTSKNSDDFIKSATGRYFFNADEVITVKFNDSKLLLKWRNQNLTPLKINDTTFYVSELNEKLIFNTFKNKIELAKKREHKDKLYVFNKLKNGEKTPSEYLALNNFKAALNGYKSIKQKDSLNPVIKENTLNRLGYSYLSRKEYEKAINIFKINIELYPKSSNTYDSTGDAYSKMNDTLKAITYYKKSLAVNPENRGSKRALNKLTKKE from the coding sequence ATGAAAACTAAATTACTATTTTTTTCTATCATTTTACTTATAATTAGTTGTTCTACAAGTAAAAATTCAGATGATTTTATAAAAAGCGCTACAGGGCGTTATTTTTTTAATGCTGATGAAGTTATAACCGTTAAATTTAATGACAGTAAACTACTGTTAAAATGGCGTAACCAAAACTTAACACCTTTAAAAATAAATGACACCACTTTTTATGTTAGTGAATTAAATGAAAAACTAATTTTTAATACTTTTAAAAATAAAATTGAATTAGCAAAAAAACGGGAGCATAAAGATAAATTATATGTTTTTAATAAGTTAAAAAATGGAGAAAAAACACCTAGTGAATATCTTGCTTTAAATAACTTTAAAGCTGCTTTAAATGGTTATAAATCGATTAAACAAAAAGACAGCTTAAACCCTGTAATCAAAGAAAACACTTTAAACCGTTTAGGATATAGCTATCTTTCTAGAAAAGAATATGAAAAAGCAATTAATATATTTAAAATTAATATCGAGTTATACCCAAAAAGCTCGAATACTTACGATAGTACAGGTGATGCATATTCTAAAATGAATGACACTTTAAAAGCCATAACATATTATAAAAAATCGTTAGCTGTAAATCCTGAAAATAGAGGTTCTAAAAGAGCCTTAAATAAATTAACGAAAAAAGAATAA
- the lon gene encoding endopeptidase La has protein sequence MTDIKDMSKSKIIHLDNLSLQDAFNEDSELIPLLTPEDEEIINKEKVPAELPILPLRNTVLFPGVVIPITAGRDKSIQLIKDANKGDKIVGVVAQKDGDVEDPGLNDIHKTGVVAQILRVLKMPDGNTTIIIQGKKRFEIDEITQEEPYLKAKVHEAIDDKEVDDEKEFDAIIESIKELALEVIKENPMLPSEASFAIKNIKSNSFLVNFISSNMELSVAKKQVLLEKDNLKERALLTLKNLDKELQKLQLRNDIQSKTRSDLDQQQREYYLHQQLKTIQDELGGVSHDQELDEMRIKSKTKKWNKDVAETFEKELSRLKRMNPQMAEYGVQRNYLELMLELPWNEYSKDKFDLKRAQKILDRDHFGLEKVKERIIEHLAVLKLRGDMKSPILCLYGPPGVGKTSLGKSVAEALGRKYVRMSLGGLRDEAEIRGHRKTYIGAMPGRLIQNIKKSGTSNPVFVLDEIDKLSQSNQGDPSSAMLEVLDPEQNTEFYDNYLEVGYDLSKVLFIATANNLGQIPWALRDRMEIINVTGYTIEEKVEIAKKYLFPKQLKEHGLTPEHLTVAKKQLEKIVEGYTRESGVRGLEKQVAKVVRFAAKSIAMEEEYNIAITNEDIESILGAPRLERDKYENNDVAGVVTGLAWTSVGGDILFIESILSKGKGNLSITGNLGKVMKESSTIAMKYIKANAEEFGIKPEVLEKYDVHIHVPEGATPKDGPSAGITMLTSLVSVFTQRKVKNRLAMTGEITLRGKVLPVGGIKEKILAAKRANIKELILCADNKKDIEEIKESYLKGLTFHYVTEMHEVIDIALTKQKVKNAKKLV, from the coding sequence ATGACAGATATAAAAGATATGAGTAAATCAAAAATAATACATTTAGACAATTTGTCGCTTCAAGATGCTTTTAATGAAGATTCAGAATTAATTCCATTATTAACACCTGAAGATGAAGAGATAATAAATAAAGAAAAGGTACCTGCTGAGTTACCTATTTTACCTTTAAGAAATACGGTATTGTTTCCAGGTGTTGTAATCCCTATAACTGCTGGTAGAGACAAATCTATTCAGTTAATAAAGGATGCAAATAAAGGTGACAAAATAGTTGGAGTAGTAGCACAAAAAGATGGCGATGTTGAGGATCCTGGCTTAAATGATATTCATAAAACAGGAGTTGTAGCGCAAATTTTACGTGTTCTTAAAATGCCTGATGGTAATACAACAATAATTATTCAAGGTAAAAAACGTTTTGAAATTGATGAAATTACGCAAGAAGAACCATATTTAAAGGCAAAGGTTCATGAAGCAATAGATGATAAAGAAGTTGATGATGAAAAAGAATTTGATGCAATTATAGAATCTATTAAAGAGTTAGCGTTAGAGGTTATTAAAGAAAACCCAATGTTACCTTCAGAAGCTTCTTTTGCGATTAAAAATATTAAGTCTAATTCGTTTTTGGTGAATTTTATTTCATCTAATATGGAATTAAGTGTTGCTAAAAAACAAGTTTTACTTGAAAAAGACAACTTAAAAGAGCGTGCACTATTAACATTAAAAAATTTAGATAAAGAACTCCAAAAATTACAATTACGTAATGATATTCAGTCTAAAACTCGTTCTGATTTAGATCAGCAACAGCGTGAATATTATTTACATCAGCAATTAAAAACTATTCAAGATGAATTAGGTGGTGTTTCTCATGATCAGGAGTTAGATGAAATGAGAATAAAATCTAAAACAAAAAAATGGAATAAAGATGTTGCTGAGACATTTGAGAAGGAATTAAGTCGTTTAAAACGAATGAATCCTCAAATGGCAGAATACGGTGTACAACGTAATTATTTAGAGTTAATGTTAGAATTGCCTTGGAATGAATATTCTAAAGATAAATTCGACTTAAAAAGAGCTCAGAAAATATTAGATAGAGATCATTTTGGGTTAGAAAAAGTTAAAGAACGTATTATAGAACATTTAGCTGTTTTAAAATTACGTGGAGATATGAAATCACCGATTCTTTGTTTATACGGACCTCCAGGTGTTGGTAAAACTTCATTAGGTAAATCGGTAGCAGAGGCATTAGGGCGTAAATATGTACGTATGTCATTAGGTGGTTTACGTGATGAGGCTGAAATTAGAGGGCATCGTAAAACATATATTGGTGCAATGCCAGGGCGTTTAATTCAAAATATTAAAAAATCTGGAACATCAAATCCTGTATTTGTATTAGATGAAATTGATAAGTTAAGTCAGAGTAATCAAGGAGATCCTTCTTCAGCAATGTTAGAAGTATTAGATCCTGAACAAAACACTGAGTTTTATGATAATTACTTAGAAGTAGGTTATGATTTATCTAAAGTATTATTTATTGCTACAGCGAATAATTTAGGGCAAATTCCATGGGCACTACGTGATCGTATGGAGATTATTAATGTTACTGGATATACAATTGAAGAAAAAGTTGAAATCGCTAAAAAGTATTTATTTCCAAAGCAATTAAAAGAACACGGATTAACGCCTGAGCATTTAACAGTAGCTAAAAAGCAATTAGAAAAAATTGTTGAAGGGTATACTCGTGAATCTGGTGTACGTGGTTTAGAGAAGCAAGTAGCAAAAGTTGTTCGTTTCGCTGCTAAATCTATCGCGATGGAAGAAGAGTATAATATTGCGATAACAAATGAGGATATTGAGAGTATTTTAGGAGCTCCTCGTTTAGAACGTGATAAATACGAAAATAATGACGTTGCAGGTGTAGTAACAGGGTTAGCATGGACAAGTGTTGGTGGAGATATTTTATTTATAGAATCTATTTTGTCTAAAGGAAAAGGAAATCTTTCTATTACTGGTAATTTAGGTAAAGTAATGAAAGAGTCTTCTACAATAGCTATGAAATACATCAAAGCAAATGCTGAAGAGTTTGGAATTAAACCTGAAGTGTTAGAAAAATATGATGTACATATTCACGTACCTGAAGGAGCAACACCTAAAGATGGGCCAAGTGCTGGTATTACGATGTTAACTTCTTTAGTATCGGTATTTACACAGCGTAAGGTTAAAAATAGATTAGCCATGACTGGTGAAATAACGTTACGTGGTAAAGTATTACCAGTAGGTGGAATTAAAGAAAAAATATTAGCAGCAAAACGTGCAAATATTAAGGAACTAATTTTATGTGCTGATAATAAAAAAGACATTGAAGAGATAAAAGAAAGTTACTTAAAAGGATTAACATTCCATTATGTAACCGAAATGCATGAAGTAATTGATATTGCACTTACTAAGCAAAAAGTAAAAAATGCAAAGAAGTTAGTGTAA
- a CDS encoding radical SAM protein, translating into MDFNSLAIKVASRCNLNCSYCFMYNLGDTTYKKQPKFMSYETVDHIIEKAKNHIKKYNKKEFSFLFHGGEPLLAPKEFYIDFINKVKKIQNELNDVFFSFDLQTNGVLLDESWIQLFKELNISPSVSVDGTKKAHDMFRVDHKGNGSYDTVFKSIGLLIKKMTFADIACVINIKETPKEIYESFKEMNVSYVNFLIPDYTHDNFPFNSKEGLMGDWLIKLFDIWVNDAQRYKIPLFIGLLNTLMRVNENTKNESTVLIIETNGEIEAIDSLKACGHGFTKTGLNIKEDSFQDIEKTSLGKLYFNDFNSKLCKQCLECPLKEVCKGGRLVHRYSKENGFNNPSIYCNDLIKLIAHIQKFFISCYPDLNKKENIEEISPDEIINYLTSIHENSESIYKKELELFSEINMRSAS; encoded by the coding sequence ATGGATTTTAACTCATTAGCTATCAAAGTAGCTAGTCGATGCAACCTAAATTGCTCATATTGCTTCATGTACAATTTAGGAGACACTACTTATAAAAAACAACCTAAATTCATGTCGTATGAAACAGTTGATCATATAATTGAAAAAGCAAAAAATCATATAAAAAAATATAATAAAAAAGAGTTCTCTTTTCTATTTCATGGAGGTGAACCTTTGTTAGCTCCTAAAGAATTTTATATTGATTTTATTAATAAAGTTAAAAAAATACAAAACGAACTTAATGATGTATTTTTTTCTTTTGACTTACAAACAAACGGGGTTCTACTGGATGAAAGCTGGATTCAATTATTTAAAGAATTAAACATTTCTCCTAGCGTTAGTGTTGATGGTACTAAAAAAGCGCATGATATGTTTCGAGTAGATCATAAAGGTAATGGTAGTTATGATACTGTCTTTAAAAGCATCGGATTATTAATAAAAAAAATGACTTTTGCTGATATAGCATGTGTTATTAACATTAAAGAGACTCCAAAAGAGATATATGAAAGTTTTAAAGAAATGAACGTTAGTTATGTGAATTTTTTAATCCCTGATTACACTCATGATAATTTTCCTTTTAATAGTAAAGAAGGCTTAATGGGAGATTGGTTAATTAAATTATTTGACATTTGGGTTAATGATGCACAACGATATAAAATTCCATTATTTATAGGTTTATTAAATACTTTAATGAGAGTTAATGAGAATACAAAAAACGAGTCGACTGTTTTAATTATTGAAACTAATGGCGAAATTGAAGCTATTGATTCTTTAAAAGCCTGCGGTCATGGGTTTACTAAAACTGGCTTAAATATTAAAGAAGATAGTTTTCAAGATATTGAAAAAACATCTTTAGGTAAGTTATATTTTAATGATTTTAATTCTAAACTTTGTAAGCAATGTTTAGAGTGTCCTTTAAAAGAAGTTTGCAAAGGAGGTAGATTAGTTCATCGTTATAGTAAAGAAAACGGATTTAATAACCCTTCTATTTACTGCAATGATTTGATTAAATTGATAGCTCATATCCAGAAATTTTTTATCTCATGTTACCCTGATTTAAACAAAAAAGAGAACATAGAGGAAATATCACCTGATGAAATCATAAACTACCTTACTTCTATTCATGAAAATTCTGAATCTATCTACAAAAAAGAATTAGAGCTGTTTTCTGAAATAAATATGAGAAGTGCGTCATAA